TACATCCTGATCTTGGTGAGATAGTCCCACTTTCGGGGTATTTGGCCCGGCGTCctgatatgagacaatttgtcccgacattcgtaaaacacGACGTACGTTctataaattaacaataaatttCACTATTCCAAGGTCTGCCTTGCCAAAACTTACTAtcactaatccctttattgccccttaTTACCATTTACTTCTAGCACCCGTGTGCACCAGTGTAGTTTTTGACACCtaatcagcgatttatcggcatattattgatttgattttattAGGCATTCACACAATGGTGTTTTATGATGTGGGTCGCTAATTGATACTGAAAAATGTGTCGCACTGAaatacaagatgtgtttgtgaaacacaatgtccccctatatgacgtttgaccttgtaggatgaccttgaccttgtgaaggatgaccttgacctttcaccactcaaaatgtgcagctccatgagatacacatgcatgccaaatatcaagttgctatcttcaatattgcaaacgtattcataaaataagcgatttcggccacatatatttgacctctgaccttgaatgatgaccttgacctttcaccactcaaaatgtgcagctccatgagatgcaaatccatgccaaatatcaagttgctatcttcaatattgcaaaagtatgtataaaataagcgatttgggccacatatatttgacctctgaccttgaaggatgaccttgacctttcaccactcaaaatgtgcagctccatgagatacacatgcatgtcaaatatcaagttgctatcttcaatattgcaaaagtattcataaaatgagcgattttggccacatatatttgacctctgaccttgaaggatgaccttgacctttcaccactcaaaatgtgcagcttcatgagatacacatgcatgccaaatatgaagttgctatcttcaatgtagcaaaagttattgcaaaatgttaaagttggcgcaaacagaccaacagacgaacggaccaacagaccaacagacagacagggcaaaaacaatatgtcccccactactatagtgggggacataaaaagccaaTTGCCGCCCAATCAAGTCAAAAGATTCTGTGTATTAACCTGAGGTTAAAAGACCTGTCAAAACACagattttgtttaataaacaaactgAATGGTTATCGattcacataaattaatttttaagtaaattggTGATTGGTCCCTATACTTATACCCTCTCGTTTGCCAATTATCACCTCGTTCATTGATTGCAGCTGTTTGTTAAACAATGACTTATAAATGAACGTTGTCTGCACTAAACCCAAACTGCGAttgtgtacatgtacttataataACTTTTGTAGAAGTATCTTTGCaaaaaaatagaatattcgaataaGAATTTTGGACTCGAATATTCGGTCCAATACCTAGTTATTTGAATAGGTTTTGGCAGTTGGTCATCTTATTTACTAGCGGTGTACTACTGTTAATACTAAAATTAACATCGGGCAACTTTGATGTATACATATTAAACATAGTGCCAGTGTAGTCTACTGCGAAATTCATTTGTATCGTGCTTATAACCTGTTTTTTCTGGCATGACCACGTTTTTAGTAAACTGCGCTAATAGTGtacatcaatttaaaataaaatggctGAAATCCAGTTTTTTCTTTGTCTATCTCCCTTAAACACAGCAGGTCTTCTTGGAATAAACTTACATGTTAAGTACACTGTTCAATAACTCACTTTTCTATGGTAACAATTATTATAACTGATGCTTTTTTTCCAAAACAGTTTCAAGTACGAATTTGAGATTTCCCATTTGGCATTTGAAATATAACATACGTGGCTGCAATGGAGAAATTCACCTTAAACCTGTAATACCTCTTAACCAGGTACATGTGTTATGTCATCGAGTTGCGTGAGAACATTTTAGGTATGTTAAGATATTTGGTTTTCTTAATCATATTAATCCTCTTTAAGAACAATCTTACATGCTTTTATTGTTATCATTTCAGACTTGGAATTTGAGAGCGTGGTTGCTATATTGGAAAGTATGTATGGTTATCCATTATTAAGACAGCTTTGTCTTCAAACAACAGGTTGCAGTATGTTATTTGTGTATTACTGCCAAAGTTTCAAACCCTGTTGGCGACGACTTAGACATGCTGTAAAATATACCACCAGCAACCATGAGTAATCTTCAGGGACTTGAACACACCTTTGTCGAGGAAAGGATGATtctcatcattattatcataatattGAGACATTATGGAATCTCAAAGACATCACAGTGCAAACCTGTCATCAGTGCAATGTGCTGTCATACAGGATAATATGTACGGAGATTTAGTGTGACCCTTGAACTATGAGTTCCCATTCTCTATCCTCACTCAGGAAGTGTTCTCAAGGTCTCCAATAAACACAGAGTATTTTTTTCTCAGGAAACAAATTGACAGGGTCTCGACATGCTTAAGGCTTTCTATGCAGTCTGCTTAATTTACTAGACTTAAACTAAACTAATCGCAACTAGAAaaatttaaaggccctataaaggtgacgatccgtaattatttaccgattttttaatatttttaaatatcttatttataaaggttatcaaaaaacaatatatatataaatgctattggacattaccataaaaaaatgagcaatacaacttgttttgagctcaaaatacagtgtcctccaagtcaattgtgtttacaaacaatcagtgtatttacatcgctgttttctcggggaaagtgaaagtgactcatgCCACCAAAAATATAtagttgattttcaacgttttccggtatcactcacaaagtaggtctcttctaaatggttaaaacgtttgaagtgatctaataagttactttctgctggtaaaaaactgtttaaaatataatttaaattgaattttctttcggctatttttagcatacgtcaccgctttgaggctacacatcacgttaaaTGCAacattgtaaacatttcttccaattatgaaatgggtatatcttccataattcttgacaactttgcacctaagctgtgttattagcatttttttatgcaagagtaactaaaatccggtaaaaattagaccagtttatatgcataataattggatttgtcccctttatagggcctttaatgtTCCATTCTAATGAAATGGCAGTATTGCAGATTTCTTTAGTTTGGCTATCTAACCTTAATTCAATACTTGCCCAGTACTTTTATATCTTTCTAAACGGAGACCAACAGGCCTGTTTAACCTTTGAACAAGTAGCCTCGTGGCTGTTCAGCTGCTCATGTTTATTATTCACTTAGTCTTACCAGTACTTGCTTTAAAATCAGAAATGCTACATACATAAAATTAGTCTGTGCTTTTAATTACATGCTTATGTTCTTATAAAACTCTGCCTAGAGAGCATGCACTGAAAATGTTAGAATATTGTGAAGATAAAGAATTTCtgaataataaataccattccaAAAGAATCTTAAAatctgtttgtaaaaaaaatgataatttcaagGTATACAATTGAATTAATTTTTCTCAACattaatatcatgttaaacagTTTTACCGATCTGAAGTATAAAACTagctttaaatacatgtaccacggggtttctttttttttaacaatttttgttttacaaaGGTTCCATGAGAACATATCCTGACTATGAGATAAGATCTAAATTCTCTGTGATCATTATTTTACAATGAGCCAAATAAGTCCTAAACAAGGCTTAACACAATGTGTGGTTACATCTTCGATATCTCAAATGAAGAACATTTGTACTGTAcaccatttattttcattaaaatattgtttaaaaaccCGGTAAAAGTCTTCCTTTCTTCTTTGCTTTTTGCATCTTTTTGTCCTTGTTTGCCTGTTTGCGTTTCTGAATATTTTCAGTTCGTTTCTTGATTTTTTCATTCTGTTGTTTTTTCACCGTCTCCACGCGAGCATCCCACTTCTTTTTCCGATGCTGCTTAATCTTCTCCTTACGTTTCAACGCCTTCTTAATCAACTCTGGGTTGTCCTTCACTTTAACACCTTCTGCTTTATGCAGAGCGCTCTCCCACTTGAATTTGTCCTGTAAAGACTTAGCGGCACTTTCGTCCTTACTTTTCACTTTGTTAATTTTCTCATTTCTCTTCTCAATCTTCTGAAGGAGCCGCTTGTAGTCTTTTCCTGTCAAGtcacttttttccttcttttcctTCTTTCCTGAAGCAGTGAAATCAAACTTACTGAACACTATCTGTCCCTCACTGTTGTATATAGGCTTTGGAGGACTTGTCGGTACAACAGAGTTGCTGCCCTTTGATGCATGGTCACCATTGACCACTggtttatttttcatcattttttccATTTTTCGTTTTTGTTTGAGCTTCATTTTGCTCTCTCTTCTCATCATTTTTTTTCGTTCAAGTCGGTCTCTGTCATTTGCGTGTCTCTTTgctaaaacacaaaaaataatatatgtgttAAAAAATCACCTTTATTACTTGTGTTACACTTTTTTCAAGTGCAATTATCAATGAAACAAGTAAACTTAAtgtttgtattaaatattatgaagTGTTGCCttcaatgaattttattttaaagttcacCAACAACTCAACAAACCAAGATCTATTTTGGATTTAACTAGTATAGTTATAGTAATAGTTTAAATGAAGTGTTAATATGTTTTCAGTATTTGAAAGTGTGTGTATTCAAAAGTTTATCATGTCCTTCCCTGCCTGACGCTGCATTATGTGAGAACTCAAGAGTTTGTCCTTGCACCCCAGTCCTAACTAAGTAAAATACTTACGTCACACAAGTTGGCAAACATTGGAATTATAGTTGcaatttcaagttttttttccGAAAGGCAATTTATTTTAGTGTGTTAATGTGCTGTAGTATCGAAACCAGACAACCAAGATAAAACTACACCTGTCCCATATGTTGACCACTAACCAACCCCTGTTGACCACCAACCAACCCCTGTTGACCACCAATTAACCCCTGCTGACCACCAACCAACCCTTGTTGACCACCAACAAACCCCACATGAGCAaggagggggtgggggtggaaGAACCTGAGTCACATTTGTGAGAAACGTGTGTACCAACCCACTTGCTAACAGGACAGCCAAGGCCTTTAAAAACCATCAGAGACACTTTTTAGGAAAaagttaaataatgtttcttCCATTTATTAAACATTGATCATTTATATACCCATATATTTGCATGGCACATAGGACTAAGTCATGTTGCCTGCTTAAGATGAAATTTTCAAAGACATCAACGTGACAATGGTTGTAGCAGAATCTGCAATCTTGAAGTTTTGTttaaagagatgtgtttgtcagaaacacaatggcccctattgtgccgcttttaaattttaatatatcatttggcaggtttagaaattatctccctttaaaagcttaacacttcccttggattgtattttttttaacttttgaccttgaaggatgaccttgacctttcaccactcaaaatgtgcagcttcatgagatacacatgcatgccaaatatcaagttgctatcttcaatattgcaaaagttatcgcaaaactttaaccaaagttaaagttttgggacagaatgacagacagacaggccaaatacaatatgcccctgatcattcgatccgggggcataacaaaataatgtctttagttttattttaagttCACCACTGGTTGCATAATTTATGTTCAACCAAATCATTTTAAAACACCAGCTTAGTCAAGAAGGTTTTGATCTGAAATACAATGGGATAGCAGTATTACCATCATCTCATGGAAAACAATTAGGTCATTTGAAATCAAAAATCTTAACTATACCTGGGAACATGTGCATATTTCCTTGTAATTAAGATAAACTTGGGTTATAACAAATTGTTTCAAAAACAttcattttctatttttttctCATTCCCTGGCAATTATCATATTCAAAATCATAACGAGGGATTTTTCTAAGTAGGTTAGAGGTGCAAACTCCATGTCCTGTTTGATTGTATTTCATACCTccttaataaattaattaaacaaggcTAACAACACAATTTCAAAGATCTTCCAAAACATTTCATTAACAACTAAATTAGGGgtcttaacaaaatattatttatgacttGTTTTTCCAAAAACTACAATTCTGTGAATTCTTTGATTTTGGCCTAATTTTTCTTATGATGCTTGATAAAACCAGATCCTGATGATCATCTGATGGCAAAACTTAATTCTTTACTTTTGGCTTATTTTGTTCTTATGTTGCTTGATAAGACCTCTAGTGACCACAAGGCATACCTCTCAACTCTTCAATTTTGGCCCTTAGCTTGGCTCGCTTATCATCCAGCTCTGCGATACTGGACAGTAGAAGACTGTCCTCTTTCTCTGATACCGTGGAACGATTGGTAGGCTTTCCTGCTGGCTGGGCAGTTGATGGAGTCCCAGCGACACTACCGGGGCTTTCAGTGTCTTGTAGCCTGGCCTTCTTTGGCTTGAGATCTGTATCTGGAATACATTCACTGATATTGACACTCTCAGTTCGGTATTACGAGGGTAATGAGTCGCAACTATGTATAAGATGCTTCACTAATGTGTTCGATGTTTcgatatttagtttaaacctatttattttagctcgatttcattgaaagcctcaggcttattgaaatgctctcgagtctttttcctgggcctataaccagtacttgggtgtctttggtggagatctaaagaatgctcccacattggggatcgaacccatgacctcacAGTCGCTAGGCGGACCCCATATCCATTACACCTCGGCAACCTCTTTTCGATATTTGTCAGCATATAAGATAAACAGTAGAATAagacacatattttttaattgacaattttgtaataaaaGTGTATCAACTATCATCATTttacaacttgtttttttttcatttcgctTAAAATGGGTGTCTTGTATCAAagcttatatataaataaacttcaAAACACTTGTAAAAATGATATCACATAAACCTGTGATTTAAGAAGTGAAATTGATGTCATGTATTggaacatatatattataatatataaatatataaatatatatatatatatagatatagatatatatagatcagggatcatatttttttcggttttgtcggtcctagaccgattggggtcatgaaagactgaTTGAAAATCCCATACTGTCGGTCCGATTGTGTTAGCTAAAATTCCCGAGTCATGAAATcgacacagtgcacatgctaacacaccctcaTTACAtacttatctcgattaggtgtgataaaccattcgctgcaatCTCTAAActggtcaggaccagtttattgcacgtaAGCCAACGAGTATCAGAGTATGACCCctagcagcgaagattcgcgcggttgtgtattagtcatgcatgaataaccccgtgtcaatatcaatcgataatttcactggcttataccttgCACAccaatcggtccgtaatgtgtactcgtccacgataaaatcattgacagttacttcggagatgaaaactgcgatgttatcctcgtggaaattgtgcatttcatgcatgatacagtaaactttcatataaacaaagaagaaaatctgatattctgcaataattatacaCTGAGAGCATGCGCTGTAACTTatcaaaacatgccgatacattttccaccagcgtaataatccggcaataaatgttaaagtcgcggatctgatcgacagaacagccgaatgttatttttttatgggcggaacttttcttcacataaaatagtacacaagaaaaataataaacattgtttaaatcTTAAGTatcttgtttgttgttgaataacccacgaccggaagtttagatgcgtggtttcaaatcactcgtgcttcgcactcgtgactTAATCCTTatgcatcttaactatcggccgtgggttattcgacaacaaaatatgtaacgtacatgaattatttcttaactatttggttttgttattgtcagtagccaacatacgcacagacatttgtttggttcagtgcatgtttgtaagctattatcgagtcgacaacgatttaaaacatcggtattgACTAACACAGATTactaatattgacaacgatgaaaacgTCAGAtcaaacagcacacgaaacaacaatgaaatagcaaatgataaaaccaattgagaaaactcgtatgttccgtttaaaaaaaatgcctaagggaatttaacttgtacattaatGATACCACcctcatgaatggcaaaatcaatggcgTATATTtaaacgtaatttgtcatgatttcggatataaatttcgGACACATTTTTCCCCATTtgaatccagaccgattgatgttgcgggaaaatatgatccctgatatagatatatataattCAGGTTAACTACATTACTCACAAACCaattaaaattacttttttaagttttaaaagtggttaaataattaaattgtctTTACtcctaaatttaataaaacttgcTTTATTGCAGTGAATGTTCACAGAACCTACATTCATCAGCATCAGCTTCTCCATTTTCCGCAGAATGCTCTCTCTTCAGCTTTTTCTTCTTCTGCTTTTTCTGTTTCTTGTTTTTCAGTGGTTCTTCACGCGGAGGGGATGGAATCTTTGACTGAGCAATATCAACTGaaaatcaaacaaaaagaaaatgtttacatgtaaatatgaaACATGTATTTTCAAAGAAGTACCTAGAGCAAGAAACAGGAACCTGTTAGTTCAATTAAGACAGAGCTCGACATAGTATTCAGCAAGTTGTTAACCTCTTTTGTTTTCTGATTGCAAATCATTATTGTTAAAATTCATATTGTACGTGTACTTGTttgcaatttcaaaataaaatgtgttggggaaaaaaagttaaaaaagaaGCTGTGGAAAGgtaaaaacaacttaataatTTTCCACTGTGcacagaaacatttaaatgttattttaaacgaGGGAAATAACTCCTTTATTGAATAATAATACCATTTCAAAACTTTGACTATATGAGCTGTATTatgaatacaaaaaaatgtgaaataaacaatttttcttcaaaataaaataatatatgccATGATGTGAAAACCTAAATGGAGATTTTATAGACTAAACAGGGTTTTCATTAAAACCCCAGGGGAAACTAATTAACCCTGtagttttcaacaaaatatgtaaCAACAACCTGCTCTGTTATACAGATTAGGTAAGaggagggccatgatggccctttaccacttagatacgtattttgacgcgtttgtagtccctttttgtcaaatttgattaaagaccttttttttactagattcaagttttaaaggcttcatttccaaccctaagatactgatgagcagcaaacagcataaaacctgaacagactgcaattttatcatacatttcaattttttaagtgaGTGAGACTACTCTCAGCACCAAgactgtgacctagttttagttgactgtgacctagttttttatgcatgtgacccagattcaaacttggcctagatattgtcaagaataccattttaacaaagtttcatcaagattcatTACTGTGGCTTCAAATGTggtaaaaagtgttgtttttttacaaaaattgacattttcacattttttagTTTTCTAATTTTTAGCTTTTGATTTTTTAGAACTctttttatattttctattaCTCTTTTTATATTTTCGAAGCTTATTATTAGGTAAATTACTTACATTATGAATTGGTGTTAATGTAACAGTATTTTCAGCAAATCTTTAATTGCTTATGTTAATTAAGTTACCTGTTGTTTTTATACTGTAAGCTAGCTTACGTTACATGTAGCTGGTAGGGTTAGCATGGTTTGTATGCTAATGTTTTTTGCTTatagttttttaataataatacttaatttTGCTGTTAGCCTTAGCATGGTCAAAATACAAACCTTAACTATTGGTGTTAGCAATATTAGCATGTTAACATTAGGTTGATGTGTTAGCTCATAGCATCGGCATGGTAAGGATGCTGCTACCTGTTAGCAATATTAGCATGTTAACATTAGGTTGATGTGTTAGCTCATAGCATCGGCATGGTAAGGATGCTGCTACCTGTTAGCAATATTAGCATGTTAACATTAGGTTGACGTGTTAGCTCATAGCATCGGCATGGTAAGGATGCTGCTACCTGTTAGCAATATTAGCATGTTAACATTAGGTGGACATGTTAGCTCATAGCATCGGCATGGTAAGGATGCTGCTACCTGTTAGCAATATTAGCATGTTAACATTAGGTGGACATGTTAGCTCATAGCATCAGCATGGTAAGGATGCTGCTACCTGTTAGCAATATTAGCATGTTAACATTAGGTTGACGTGTTAGCTAATAGCATTGGCATGGTAAGGATGCTGCTACCTGTTAGCAATATTAGCATGTTAACATTAGGTGGACATGTTAGCTCATAGCATCGGCATGGTAAGGATGCTGCTACCTGTTAGCAATATTACATGTGTAGCATGTTAACATTAGGTTGACGTGTTAGCTCATAGCATTGGCATGGTAAGGATGCTGCTATAAACTGAGATTCAGGGATCTGAACATAAGATTTTTACTTGggagttttatgaaaaaaaatatgaaagaagaATAAGagtttatttcaataactttaaaaatgaaaattataagtcATCTTAAAGTTTATCAAAATGCATTTATGAAACATTTGAAACCCCACTCTCCCATGAAGAAGTCACAACAAATGTGTAACTTGATCTTACAGTGTACACATGACTTAGATTTGATCTTACAGTGTACACATGACTCAGATTTGATCTTACAGTGTACACATGACTCAGATTTGATCTTACAGTGTACACATGACTCAGATTTGATCTTACAGTGTACACATGACTCAGATTTGATCTTACAGTGTACACATGACTCAGATTTGATCTTACAGTGTACACATGACTCAGATTTGAT
This is a stretch of genomic DNA from Dreissena polymorpha isolate Duluth1 chromosome 7, UMN_Dpol_1.0, whole genome shotgun sequence. It encodes these proteins:
- the LOC127838543 gene encoding surfeit locus protein 6 homolog isoform X2; the protein is MVDSSKGHSAAISTDSIAQDDLYFKNMLSLVHQHTVSLDLPGEDGVDIAQSKIPSPPREEPLKNKKQKKQKKKKLKREHSAENGEADADEYTDLKPKKARLQDTESPGSVAGTPSTAQPAGKPTNRSTVSEKEDSLLLSSIAELDDKRAKLRAKIEELRAKRHANDRDRLERKKMMRRESKMKLKQKRKMEKMMKNKPVVNGDHASKGSNSVVPTSPPKPIYNSEGQIVFSKFDFTASGKKEKKEKSDLTGKDYKRLLQKIEKRNEKINKVKSKDESAAKSLQDKFKWESALHKAEGVKVKDNPELIKKALKRKEKIKQHRKKKWDARVETVKKQQNEKIKKRTENIQKRKQANKDKKMQKAKKKGRLLPGF
- the LOC127838543 gene encoding surfeit locus protein 6 homolog isoform X1, producing MRHDVQWISRNLEMVDSSKGHSAAISTDSIAQDDLYFKNMLSLVHQHTVSLDLPGEDGVDIAQSKIPSPPREEPLKNKKQKKQKKKKLKREHSAENGEADADEYTDLKPKKARLQDTESPGSVAGTPSTAQPAGKPTNRSTVSEKEDSLLLSSIAELDDKRAKLRAKIEELRAKRHANDRDRLERKKMMRRESKMKLKQKRKMEKMMKNKPVVNGDHASKGSNSVVPTSPPKPIYNSEGQIVFSKFDFTASGKKEKKEKSDLTGKDYKRLLQKIEKRNEKINKVKSKDESAAKSLQDKFKWESALHKAEGVKVKDNPELIKKALKRKEKIKQHRKKKWDARVETVKKQQNEKIKKRTENIQKRKQANKDKKMQKAKKKGRLLPGF